The nucleotide window AAATGGTTATGTTCAGAACAGAGCATCTGGTGATAACCAAAAGGACACTGCAGGGAATGTAAGTGGTTATCAAAACAACAGCGACGTGCAGGAAGTATATAGCCATATGGCAAATGCAAATGATTATGTTGAGAACATAGCATCTGGTGATAACCAAACGAACTCTGAAGGGAATGTGAATGGTTGTCAAAACAACAGCGACATGCAAGATATGTACAGCCATATGGCAAATACAAATGGTTATGTTGAGAACAGAGTATCTGGTGATTACCAAAAGACCACAACAGGGATTGTGTATGATTGCGAGAATAACATAGAGACGGAGGAGGTGAATATCCAAATGACAAATGCTAAGAAGGAGTGCGACAGAAATCAGAACCAAGAAGAATGCAATGTCTTTGCTAACGACAAAATAGCAGATAAGGTTGAAAATAAATCTGGCATGCAAGAAATACAACAAGATAAAGAAAGCTATAAGAATGCACTTGACTCTGGAAGTCAGGATAACTTTTACCAGCTCGAGAATAGTTCCAATGAATATTTAGTAGATAAAAACAACCATCGTGACGATACAAGGCGTGAAAGATATTGTAAGCACTGCATTACTACTGAGCTGACGGGTAAAGACAATTTATGCATTATGAAATGTATTGAATTGATGTgcaataaagaaaagaaaattaggtgtgaagATAATAGTGGCATTGCTAACACTCATAATATTCTTTACCACCAAATAGAAAAAGAGGGAAAACTTAGCGACAACTGTAGAAACTATGACATTGGTTGCAGTAGTCAGTATCTCAATGGATCTAAAAAACAGAGTTGCTCTGTTATTGAAGATGATATGTTTGGCTGTGACGACATATCAAATGAACAAGATTATCACAGCTATCTTTCATCATATATAAATGAGAAAGATGTAAAAGCTGTAACTGGAAATCCCACCGAAAAGGATATTATGTTTGGACAAAATACCACAGAGAAAAAtggtaaaaacaaagaatatgaTCAAGAAGAGATAAAAAATGGCAATAAAAAAGTTGATTGCAATATTGACaataacaaagaaaagaaacatCACGATGAAGATAATAGAGGGAGTGTATGTGAGAACAACAGAAAAATACAATGTGATGACACTCAAAACACAATTGGCAACGACGAAAAGAAACATCACGATGAAGATAATAGAGGGAGTGTATGTGAGAACAACAGAAAAATACAATATGATGACACTCAAAACACAATTGGCAACAACGAAAAGAAACATCACGATGAAGATAATAGAGGGAGTGTATGTGAGAACAGCAGAATAATACAATATGGTGACGCTCGaaatacaattaaaaataaaggagAAACGAAACATCACGATGAAGATAATAGAGAGAATGTGTATGTGAGAACAGCAGAAAAATACATGATGAGCATGGTCAAAATACAATTGACAATAAAAACGAAACGAAACATCACGATGAAGATAATAGAGAGAGTGTAAGTGATGACAGTAAAACAATACAACATGATGATGGTCTAAATACAATTGAAATTAATGGGGAAAAGAGATATCACGATGAAGATGATAGAAAAAGAGTGTAAGTGAGGACAGCAGAAAGATTCAATATAATGAAGCTCGAAACACAACTGACAACAAAGAAAAGAATCATCGCAATGAAGATAACGAAAGTGTATGTGAGGACACCAAAACAATGCAATATGATGCCActcaaaatacaataaaaaataataacgaaAAGAAACTTCGCGATGATGAAGATAATACACGGAGTGTACGTGAGGACAGCAAAACAGAACAATATGATGCTTAAAACTCGTGCGCTACATACAGTGGAAATTGTCGAAAAACTAGAAGGGAAAGTAATGTGTCACCAGAGAAGCTACAGCAATTTCAACTGTAAAGTTGATCAGAATGAATGCAGTGCGGTGGAGGCCAACGAAGGACATCATCGGGTTCATGTAGATACCGTTGATTATTAACAGGAATATGCAACAAAACACAACAAGACTGTTAGATTCGGAATGGCAGAAACATTTACTACAGATTCAATTGTTTTAGGCGCACTTCATTAAAATCTAACGAAAGACAATGAAAACGTGTAATCAATCGGAGATATGCAAATTTCTTCCAAGAGCTGAGAGAAAAAGAACAGGGGGGAAGAAAACGTAGACAGAAACTAGaattagaaataatttttataatgagAAATAAATACTGTTTTTAGGATAACAAATATTCGGATAGAtacttgttttttctttatagtttttattgaCATTCATCTTTTGACGAAAAACAAAAGTTAGAGGTGACGTAGGCTATTTTGCTAGTCCGACTTACTTAATTCCCaaggatgttttttttttaccttgtcTGTCAAATAATCACAAAGGCAAATATCACAGGGAACCAGGGTTTACCTTGTTGGTTGATATTTATGTAATATCCTTTTATTTGTTATGGGAAAGGTTATTGTACCCTTTTTCGCGTAGGGAATTTCTGCTGCATTGCATAAGAGAATACATAGAGTACTATTGAATAACATTTCCCCATTTTTTTCGAAGGGATAAAATTTTCGAGGAATTGATTTAAAtgattatttgaaaaaaaaacacacgaatgtttttttacaagcaGGATTTTGTTCCATAAATGTCACCGTGCTATATTATCaaacgaattaaaataaaactaaCTATGGCTTTTAATGACATAAAATCCATTTCTCACTTCAGGTTAGTGGTAGTCATACTCTATATTGCGAAAATATGTGATGGGTGCTCTGCAATAGGATAAGTGTAACTTCGGGACAAGGTGGATTCTGACTATTATTATTTAATGAAATGTTTTCTTGCAAAAATTgagaattacttttttttggCAGTCTTGTCTCTGATGTTTTAGACAATAGCTTTTAATTATTTGTTTCAATCAATTTAGCCTTCCTTTTTTTCACTAGTTTTTGTGTGTGTGCTCTGTTTTAATATATTCAGACATTTTTTGTAAGCATTTTGTAAACCTTACCAACTTCATATCAGTCATGTAAACGACGTTGCTAACTAGGAGATCCGTAAAAGTGGTGGGTGACTTTTCCGAGATAACACTATAATCAGCACCAATCTCCTTTGAGCTCAAGCGTTATTCTGTAAAATAGCTATGTAACATATAAAACTGCATAAGAAACAAAATGACAGACTACGTTGTGGTGATCAgcttgaattttaattttttcacctTTTGTAGAGCTGTTAGTTTGTCAACTAAAATCAGTTATAGACGATTGTTAAAATTTCACACCTAAAATTTAAGGTAATCCACTCTTTATGTTTATTTAGCAGAGGAACTTTTCCTGATGAGCAGGATTAAAGTCTCTCCCCCGTCCGTAACGTAGCTAGCTACATGCTGTTTTGCCTGGTAGATATGCTGGCTAGTTACCAGCCagctaatttcatatttttgaaCTGATCAGAGTAATATGAAGTGCCACAGAGCGTTATTAAACTGTACAtcttttagttttaaatttactaggaaacagtaaaaacagtaaaataaaaatgtattcacatcATTCTTAAAACGTGGCTAGATTTTAAGTTTAACTAGCTAAAGCTAACATATACAAAAGTTACGCTCTTAAAATTGCAATATTTTAACTTCTTTGTCACACTACCAATACCGTCTTTATAACTGTGTTAACTACGATTTTGTGACACTGCTAGTTAAAAGCTCTAAAAGTCAAAATTTTGGTGATACATTTTTCAAACTTACATGTAAACAACCAGCACCcgaaatttgctcataactaatctcgttttcaagATATTCTGCAATTTAGCATGCATATTTAGCGGAACTAAAGCAAATACTCCCCCGTAGAGGAAAAGGAGTAAATGAGTTCCTGCCGCAACGGCTGGTTTATTTTCATTCCTAGCAAGCAACtactttttgcatttttctatttataacgcttacaaataaaaaataacaaataaaacaaataaaacaattaaaatcgTGTAgtctggaaaaaaaaattgaaaatctttGACTTGATTGGTCAAAAGTGATGGAAAACCTGTGTTTTATaggaagatgctttatccaaaatgccattccgtggttttaaatttaaattattattagaatTACGTCATTCAAATATGACGTATTGTTGCGTAATACACCGAAATGCATTGGGTGCGCATTTAGCAGGAGTTCGCGGAAAAAGCCTGCTGGAGGCACACGCACGTGTTTTTGAGATTTTGTATACCGTTGAAgttttcaactaaaataaaacctttCGAACTGTAATCATCGTTCAAtaatggaaataaataaaacgaataATAAAAATCTAGATGATAAgttgtcaaagtttttttttattattcttggatattataaagaaaaaataaaagctagaaataaatcaaaatcgaaaatttttttccaccGGATACTTTGTAAATtgtaaagaaaaacagaaatatatattcgaatccATGGAAGATGTCGATGTAGCAGTTAGAAATCTCGAGATAAAATCATTATCCCATTTCTctgtttatcaaaaagataaatcATTCGGAGTTGCTGGTGAGTTTtaagttataataaaaaaaaatgatcttttgaccaagagaaacaaaaagcagtagtcttctttaaaaaagaaaatctttgtgtgtgttaccaacttaattttttagatattaatttaaaaaatcacaagatTCTCTTCGAAGATATCAAGAACAAGGAGTCACCCCAACAAATCCTTTGGTCCGGAACTCCTTTTGTGATTGTTGGAAAAAAGTCGCTAGATTGCACGCGCGGCGTAGATCATGGcatattaaaaaagaagaaaatacagGATGAAAAAATCAAAGGAAAAGTATGTTTTACCTTTGCTTTGAAATctgaaaaggaaaaagaaaggaaaaataataacctTTTTCTTATCTATAGGATTCTCAAACACATCGCAAGGTATACAGTAAGGCTCGGTTTATGGTTCAAAATTCGAAAAAACTTGGTTGTCCAGCAAAAATCATAATTCGTGACATCGCCTTTTTCCCAGACTTCAAAGTAAGCGCATTTATTTTTCCATTTCTCGTTTTGCCGTTTTAGTCTGACCATTTTCTGCTCATCTATCTAACTACCACAGGACGAAGACACTCCTGAAGATGACGAAGTTATGATAACACATGTGTCTGAGTGTGACACTCCTTTGCCGAAAAGAAGGAAGTTACTTTTCTCTAAAGAAGAAAGAAGCGCCATTGTTAACAAACAAATGTTAACTGACGAGTCAATAAACATCGCAGAGTCTTTTGGTGTCACAATTCCCAACCATAGGCGGATTTCAAGACACGGTTGTTGGGAAGACGCAAAGTTTTGACATCGTGAAATACGAAGAAAATTACATCCAGTTGCTTCATGCTGGTTCTTTGCACTGGATATGCGTGGCAaatgtcaacaacaacaaaattgacaACAGGTATTGCCAAATTTTTGATAGCTTGACAAGTGGAAACGTTTCCGTGGATGTTGCAAATCAAATTTCCGCCTTTTCTTACTGCCAATCAGAAGAACTTGTTATCGATGTTATGCCTCTTCAGCAACAGAAAAATGGAGTTGACTGCGGCCTGTTTTCGATTGCTTTTGCTACATCATTAGCATTCGGTGAAAACGCATGCGATAAGATATATGGCAATGATTCTCTTCGTCCACACCTTCAGTCATGTCTAGATGCTGGTTAAATGACTCCCTTACCAAGTAAGCTACGCGCAAGAAAGAGAACTTTAAGGCCGAAAAAACAAATTTGGTAGAAATATATTGCGATTGCCGTATGCCATACAATACGGACGATGAAATGGTGGAATGTTCAGTGCATGGAGTGGTTTCACGATAAATGTGCAAACATTGCGAATGTCCAAGCTTTGTCACGAAGGAAAtggttttgtaaaaaatgtaaataaatttcttcCAAAAAAACACATCATCATTCAACATTTCTTTCCTGTTTTACCCAAATATCTACTTCCGCAATAAAATCTGGGTAAATCGGGGATCTGGGTAATAAGTGCGGCTAAAGGAAGCCATATTTAATGCCGAAGTATTTTGAATAAGAGTAAATTTTAAACCACGGAatggcattttggataaagcatcttcctGTTTTATAGGCCAAAGGAACAGAGCATGATCGACAAATAAAAAACAGGACTAAACTTTTTCCGGGAATGTCAACGTTTTTACCGGAGTAAGAAACACGCAATGCGCATgctcaaagaaaaaatatatatcagtAGCCAGACtaaatttgttaaataaaaattacgttTTGACTTTGTTGTTGAAAGATATTGTGAAGCTATTTCGGGAAGCAACATGTTTACTGATTAAAACAAACCAGTCCAGCTTTTTTCTACTCTTCTTTCTTTCCTTTTCCCACCCATGTTTTCATAGCAGTGTTCGTGTGAAGAAAGTCATATAAAGCATCGTATGCACACACTGGCAATACATTCATAACAGCAATTGCTGCGTATAAAATTCTTGGTATGTAAAGCACGATTTGGTTTTTTTGTATAGCGTctaccatctttgttgttacgTAATCCGGATCGAGGACGTTTAAAAATGGTACATATGAGAATCGTGCAGCGCAACCTTTGAACATATCAGTGTGGATTTGGTATGGAAATATAGATGTACAATGGATATTTTTtcctaaatacaaaaatatatttttaaattgaaaaatgaAGATCGGTTATTTCCTAAGCATTGCCTCTTCAGTTCTCATTGAAGCTGCTTTCAACAAGGGTTATTTTAAAGTGCCCTAACTGTGTTTAGTATGAAAATATGAATGCACAACTCCTACAATCggaacatttctttttttttcatatagttGAGCAACTTTTTTGAgcaaaatttcgcgaaaataaacaaaattcgaGGCCTTACCAAGCAATCGAATTTCTTGTCTCAATGCACGCATGAAAACAGACGCTGCTGCTTTAGATGGACCATAATCTGAAACGCCACTTAAAGAATCCAAGGCTAAAATGGAGGATACACAAACAATATGACCATGATTCTGTTCTAACATGTGCGGTAAAAATGTCTTCACTAAGGTATAGTGCGAAATCACATTCACTTCAAATGTACGCGATATATCAGCGCTTGTCAATTCTGTGAAATACTTTCCCGCCACTACGCCTGCATTGTTGATAAGCATTGTTGGATGCCCTATGTTGTTGATCACGTGGTTTGACACACTTTCTACTTCATTGTGATTGGTTATGTCGCATTTAAACGCGTATGCtactgtttttttattgtttgaatTTAATGAATTAGCAAGTTCGTGCACATTTTTCTCATCGATGTCGTATAAAACAAGGATACATCCTGaaacaaatacaaaacaaaataaattaataaataaaatcagaCAATATCTTATGACTGCCTTTTGTTTGTGTTATCGAGTATCCGAGATAACACGAGTCAACTACATCTGCTTTTATAAGCAAAAAGTTTTTATCCGTATAACAATATATAGGCTGAAAGTTTAAGGACATGGTCTTTTGTTTATCTAGCCTCGACATATGCTTATGTCCAGGCTAGATAAACTAAAAACGAGTGTAAAAACGAGTGTTttcataaaacataatttttttccaaatcaTAAAATAGGAGaacaataaaaagaaacaaaaaatcacaaaaaaatcaatgtctcttcaaaacaaaattaaattgacttgtcaaaaaatgttttctacgTCATCGTGTCCAATATAACAAACTCAATACATCAGAAACGAAAAAGATgcataaataaaatgaaataagagATAGGATAGATAAATATCACGAGAATaaagttcaaaaaataaataaataaaaacaatattgaGGCGGGACTCAAAATACactatgtttataaaaaaagatatattttgcgTAGTTGTTTTTACGGTTGATGATCGTGAATGTGGAAGTTGGCGTTTCGTGAAGAAAAATAAACGAACAAATAATAAAGAGAATTCACACTATCATTGGAAAGCTCGAAATATTGAGTTTTACGAATAGTAAAGTTGCTCCAATTATGTGACCTCTAAA belongs to Hydractinia symbiolongicarpus strain clone_291-10 chromosome 1, HSymV2.1, whole genome shotgun sequence and includes:
- the LOC130642004 gene encoding short-chain dehydrogenase/reductase family 16C member 6-like translates to MVDMKACVEVTSDVFLMLFTAVYEVLKSWVKFFYTPRKDLTGEVVLLTGAAGHIGSLLAEKLVRKGCILVLYDIDEKNVHELANSLNSNNKKTVAYAFKCDITNHNEVESVSNHVINNIGHPTMLINNAGVVAGKYFTELTSADISRTFEVNVISHYTLVKTFLPHMLEQNHGHIVCVSSILALDSLSGVSDYGPSKAAASVFMRALRQEIRLLGKNIHCTSIFPYQIHTDMFKGCAARFSYVPFLNVLDPDYVTTKMVDAIQKNQIVLYIPRILYAAIAVMNVLPVCAYDALYDFLHTNTAMKTWVGKGKKEE
- the LOC130642021 gene encoding uncharacterized protein LOC130642021, which gives rise to MEDVDVAVRNLEIKSLSHFSVYQKDKSFGVADINLKNHKILFEDIKNKESPQQILWSGTPFVIVGKKSLDCTRGVDHGILKKKKIQDEKIKGKVCFTFALKSEKEKERKNNNLFLIYRILKHIARYTVRLGLWFKIRKNLVVQQKS
- the LOC130654636 gene encoding probable cyclin-dependent serine/threonine-protein kinase DDB_G0292550, whose translation is MLCPVCIGKRHLSHSNNLRNHGNNEEKHEEKDEEEEDEDTSYNIDCYKEKHNHDDKDDGSDGCAETKPKQQDSGYILSQGSDTIRCIDHGSKYDSSAGSVNGHQNNSDMQEAYSHMTNANGYVQNRASGDNQKDTAGNVSGYQNNSDVQEVYSHMANANDYVENIASGDNQTNSEGNVNGCQNNSDMQDMYSHMANTNGYVENRVSGDYQKTTTGIVYDCENNIETEEVNIQMTNAKKECDRNQNQEECNVFANDKIADKVENKSGMQEIQQDKESYKNALDSGSQDNFYQLENSSNEYLVDKNNHRDDTRRERYCKHCITTELTGKDNLCIMKCIELMCNKEKKIRCEDNSGIANTHNILYHQIEKEGKLSDNCRNYDIGCSSQYLNGSKKQSCSVIEDDMFGCDDISNEQDYHSYLSSYINEKDVKAVTGNPTEKDIMFGQNTTEKNGKNKEYDQEEIKNGNKKVDCNIDNNKEKKHHDEDNRGSVCENNRKIQCDDTQNTIGNDEKKHHDEDNRGSVCENNRKIQYDDTQNTIGNNEKKHHDEDNRGSVCENSRIIQYGDARNTIKNKGETKHHDEDNRENVYVRTAEKYMMSMKKSVSEDSRKIQYNEARNTTDNKEKNHRNEDNESVCEDTKTMQYDATQNTIKNNNEKKLRDDEDNTRSVREDSKTEQYDA